The window GccacatctattttttttttctgtttcgtAAATAATCTTTCATGTCCTttcaagataatttgggttggaaatgcccaggatgcccttttcCAAGCTATTATAGGTAGTCCAAAACACCTGGCAGATGAGACAATAAGAATAATATTAACAATGATATCAAGTAAGATATTACTATCAcattaatacaaaaacaagtgATCTGCTGATGATacttaaacattaaaacaacaaaacaactggtCTTAACTATTCATGAATcatgaattgaaatgaaattaaagttGAACGATAAAAGGCAAAATCTTCATAACTctttgattgtgcaaatgtatcTCAACTGTAGAAAACTAGATCGACAAGTCAGAAGCCAGCAAGTGTTGTCTTGTCTGTGTAGATGCTTAGTCATGCAGGTCTTGGCactccgcaaaggttgaattgcaGCTTGATTTACCAAACAAGTCAACACTTGTATACAAGGGGTCTGTTTTCAGACATGTTTATGACAATATTCAGGTATTAATGCAGCAAATATCCCTGTCAAGAGCCACAAAGGATTGCCTGTAAGCGCACACAAACTCTCAACCAAGCCCACAAGTTCAACGATGAGGAAGCACGTTTGGTCTGATAAATCACAATGCTGCAATACGGAAACtggttcactgccaccatttcagatttaaaaacaaacaaaaaaaaaacaggaaacctGATGAGCAAGCCAACaatgaaaatatgtttgaaaatgtggCACACTTCCTGTGCATGTAAAAACTTTGAAGCTTCCAAAATTGCTTGGCGGGGGAGTTGACAACTTTCCCATTTGCATTGGTTGAACCGTTTCAGGGTGGGTTAGGAATGTGTGTCCTGTCGGCGAAATGGGAACTTCTGAAAGACCTCGCTTCCAAGGTCTAGCAGCCCTGAGCTAAAACTCACAGAATGTCGCCAGGAATCCAAAGGAACCTGTGATGCTTGTGAACTGAATAAACACAGATTGTATACAAGATAGAGAGGGGGAAGGGTGAAACTCTTGCATTTAGGCTCCATTTGAAGAACCGGTCCAAGCGGTTTGTTGGGACACACCTGGAGGACTGCACCAGTTTACTCAACATCTTCCAACATGTTTCCACAAGCTCACCCCACACAAGAACGTCACAACATAACGTTGCCCTGGAGGATTAAGGAACTATAATAGCAGAATGGAGACAAGGCAGGGACCAGGGAAAGCGATAACCCGGAAAGTTCTCACGATTATCAGCACATTAGCGAAGCATTAACACGTTCATATCCACGTGTTAGTGAAGTGTGAGCACTTTTGTGATACAACCCTTTCTTTTACACTCAGCCTTTAACAAACTCCCCAGtgcaaatgaaaagaacaatcaATCAACAGGCAGCACGGGCAGAGAATTCCTAAACTGGGTGGGCCCGCACGTCAGCGGGGTTGACTCAAACCACGGAGCACAAGGctcctccttttttccccctcctcacaGTACCAATCAACCCAAACTTAAAGGGTGTTGCTCCTGGCAACaagataaacaaaacaaaacaaaatgacacaacacGAGGAGAACCCcccaataatgtttttttttttttttttttttgagaaagaaAGCAGGACAGGGCTCAACAAGTGGAAAACAAGTATTTACTGGAATATATATACATCTTAACAGTGTAAAAACAAGCAACTTGGTGATAAATTACATACACAGTGTAAAACAATGTAAGCAaatgtgcatacacacactcaaacataCGAACAcattatggacaaaagtattgggacatgaCCACACAGAAAGTAAAAGCGGAAGGACAATATGACCGATTCCACTCTTTTGGGAATTCTTAGATACTGTAATAGTTACTCTTGGCTCAGTCTCTCTTGTAGTTCAACCCATAGGTATTTGATGGCGGTTAGCTCTAGGATTTGACTTAATAATTAATTTCAGTGATTGTTAGGAAATGATCAGTAGATGGTGTGGAACTGATTGTTGAACGATTACAGAAATCggggcaaaatggagtgcactactcGGCTGCAAACGCTATTTGATTTGGTCTCAGCGAGTTAAGAAAGTAAAGAAAGTCGATGATATTAGCGTTGGGAAGTTGAGTACGACAACGCTAGcgtggaaacaggagttcagaacattcaaagATTTTCCATCCCATTAAAAAAGTAATCTGAAAAGACGTCTATTCATTTTGACTATCCAgtcatccaaccattttctacagtgctttTCCGCATTAGttttgcgggtgagctggagcctctcccagctgactttgggcaagaggcagggtacaccttggactaatctccataattcgccgatccgatcaatgacgtcattgatcagctctgcaaaagacatttactccgcgtcgtcacgtgcacagtatatttgaatccaaaaactagtttatttttagccttgtcgcgtgtcttttgacgtagtactgtaaataactGACGGCCAatgcagttgaaaaaaaaaacaaaaaaaaaacaatagaaacatgtcagcggtgtgggattgacaacacgtctgagacggacaacacgtaatgcccgctCAGACgaaaagacaaatttgctctttcgcgattgcactgtcagactactgcaacaaaatcttgtattccgataccaccgcatcccgttttttacgatcagtgggctttatcttgtcaactcaaatgcgccAGGATAAactcgttaccgtggtgacgacaacaagagtggagcgggTTGACTTTGTATtgtgaggacaaaatggggaaaaacgtgtgttgggggtcaccggtgctcaggacaggagaggacgttcgtttaaggacTGCTTGAGTTATGTTCAtatactttgaatacgatacggctcacaagcaagcaataaaatgttatgtagcctagcaagctagcggtagcgcGAATGGTTGGATATAAACATGCCGCCGATCTGTCGTATCacgctctaaagtttcggtgtgggtgaagtaatttaattacagtaagttagcagccattatttctgtcatgttgtaatgtcggtttgacctgactgattagaatgcacgatctgactagcgcagtgatttccaacctttatggagccaaggaacatattttacaattgaaaaatgtcacaaaaagtggattacatgaattactgtatttacttcctgccatctaatagaagaccattcatttgttctgtctgtcactatgcctcactggcataaatagaggaacaaggatacattatttattgtacataTAATTTTTTCGCAATTAAGTGCACAAGTAAATGAACACGTCATTTAAATAGCACCGTCCTCCaccttgtgatcagatcggtcatcggttatcgtttttttaaactcaccccaagaatcctgatcgtgtaaagcctagaaacaaccattcacacctttggaaaACGTCGAATCTTTAATTAGATCACATTCTTGTTTTGGGAATTTGGGAGGGAGCCAaagtacccggaggaaaccgATGCAAAAACagagaacacgcaaacgccacaACTGAGATTCAaaacccaaacctcagaacccCTCGTCCACTGTGCTGGCCAGTAACCTGTGAATTCATTGTTAGTTTCCCCCATAGCTGATCAAGAAAATGTCgtcaaatgcccatcccaaCTTCAGGGCTTTCAGGTTCTTCCTTGACTCTTCCAACTATATGATTTTCATTGGGTCTGACAAAGCACACAACGTATGAATTAATTTAGAAGAATTAAGATTCAGGGGGAGGTCAAAGGGTCTATCCCAATCTCTGATTTACTCGATTAGGAGTGTCCCAAAAATTTTGTCCGTGCAGTTTATATGAGAGTTGAAAAGACTCCgtacaatttgaatgaaaacgTTTGGAGGTTTGGCGCCGGCCACAGAGGAAAATCTGACACAGAAACCACGTGGGTGTGTATGAGACCACAGGATTCAAAGCACAGACTGACTCATGTAATGGTCTCAACGCCCACGTCACACAAACTTGCTTTTTTTCACAAACTGCCACTGAAAACTCTCCAGTGACCATGTGCCATCGAGGCGCAAGAACCTCAAATTTCCAGACAGTAAGAAGTCATTGCAGAtcatttttaaaagacattAGGATGCCTTGTCAAGTCTTtgcctgaaaaacaaacaaacacaaaaaaaaagaagaagcattATTTCAAATTACGGCCACGCTGTACGCAGGGGCAGGGGTTTCCAGCGTATTCTTCTTGGACATCTTCAGCTTGTTTGACTCCATCAAGTTGCTGCCACCGGTGGTCACAATGTGGTGAGAGTGATGGACAGCGCCGAAGAACTCGCGGCAGCGTTTGCCGACCAGGTAAACGATCTCAAATaccgagaggaggatgcaggccAGGCTGGTGACCACCATGAAGATGGTGAAGATTTTTTTCTCAGTGGGCCGGGAGATGAAGCAGTCCACCTGGTTGGGACACGGCTTCTGCGCGCACTTGATGAGCAAGGGGAAGTCGTAGCCCTCGTAGATGTGGTAAAGGAGGTAGACGAAGGTGGCGTCCACGCTGACCTTAAAGACCAGAGTCAGGACGTAGGTCCACCACAGGCCTCCGCGCTTCTTGCCCGTGTTCTGGTAGAGGCGGTGGCAGTTCTCGCCGTACTTGAGGCGGTTCTTGCGCTCGCGGTCCTCCCGGTAGGCCACGTGCATCACCACCAGGAACGAGGGGCATGTGACGAAGATGAGCTGCAGGGCCCACAGCCTCACGTGGGACACGGGGAAGAAGTAGTCGTAGCAGACGTTGTGGCAACCCGGCTGAGCCGTGTTGCATTTGAAATCCTTCTGCTCGTCGCCCCAAACCTTCTCGGCCGCCACCACGAACACCAGCACCCTGAAGACGAACACGATGGACAGCCACACTCGCCCGAAGGCGGTGGAGTACTTGTTCACCCCACTCAGGAGGCCCTGGAGGAAGCCCCAGTTCATGATGAAGAACTCGCTGTTGTTTCTTTCGTGCTGCCGGCGAAAGTGGCAAAGCTTAGGAAATGGAGTCAAAACAGTCTCAACATTTTTGCTGGGGCTCGGTCACGCAAATAATACATGCAAACTAAGCAACAGTAATTCATTATGTTAGTGTTATGGCAGTAAATTATATACCAGTACTTTTGTATGTTCGTGTCCCAAAGAGGTAACAGATTTGGAATTGGTGTCttcaagctgaaaaaaaaaaaaaaattgggaggCTGTGATCTCATGTAACA of the Phycodurus eques isolate BA_2022a chromosome 14, UOR_Pequ_1.1, whole genome shotgun sequence genome contains:
- the gjb10 gene encoding gap junction protein beta 10 translates to MNWGFLQGLLSGVNKYSTAFGRVWLSIVFVFRVLVFVVAAEKVWGDEQKDFKCNTAQPGCHNVCYDYFFPVSHVRLWALQLIFVTCPSFLVVMHVAYREDRERKNRLKYGENCHRLYQNTGKKRGGLWWTYVLTLVFKVSVDATFVYLLYHIYEGYDFPLLIKCAQKPCPNQVDCFISRPTEKKIFTIFMVVTSLACILLSVFEIVYLVGKRCREFFGAVHHSHHIVTTGGSNLMESNKLKMSKKNTLETPAPAYSVAVI